In Castanea sativa cultivar Marrone di Chiusa Pesio chromosome 6, ASM4071231v1, a single window of DNA contains:
- the LOC142639930 gene encoding uncharacterized protein LOC142639930: MAQPIKDDQRRKAQGRVFALTLHDVQALDTVVVGILPLFSNFAKTLFDSESTHFFISTRYAKLCDKKPGLMDYDLSVAIPMGDSLVCNFMLKSCVIQIENREMLADLILMDMYDYDVILRMDWLATYHASVDCFRKEVVFQPIGEPEFQFKGSRIHALPRVISALRAQRLLRKGCQGLTRDIYR; this comes from the exons ATGGCACAACCTATAAAGGATGATCAAAGGAGGAAGGCACAAGGGAGAGTGTTTGCACTCACACTACATGATGTTCAAGCTTTAGATACTGTGGTTGTAGGTATCCTCCCATTATTCTCAAACTTTGCTAAAACTCTATTTGATTCCGAatctacacacttttttatcTCCACTCGATATGCTAAGTTATGTGATAAGAAACCTGGACTTATGGATTATGACTTGTCTGTGGCCATACCTATGGGTGATTCTTTAGTGTGTAATTTTATGCTTAAGTCTTGTGTTATTCAAATTGAGAATAGGGAAATGTTAGCAGACTTGATTTTGATGGACATGTATGACTATGATGTAATTTTGCGAATGGATTGGTTGGCAACTTATCATGCTAGTGTAGATTGTTTTAGAAAAGAAGTGGTGTTTCAGCCTATAGGAGAACCTGAATTTCAGTTTAAGGGCTCTAGGATTCATGCTTTACCTAGGGTGATATCAGCCCTTCGGGCTCAGCGTCTATTACGAAAAGGATGTCAAGG ACTTACCAGGGATATCTATAGATAG
- the LOC142638721 gene encoding vignain-like: MDYQQRIENPVPSLRYENMTTLPASVDWRKNGAVTPVLYDTGNQCVSSWAFAAAAAIEGIHQISTGKLISLSVQELMDCAVFIDQYGIKSVGCAYRLLEDAYNYTSTRGLTTQENYPYVGISESCHTQDASNYAVKIKGFEYPAPSETSLMKAVANQPVGATIRTGGDFRFYSGGVYAGACGDLRDDVHYVTIVGYGTSDDGLDYWLIKNSWGIDWGEDGYMRFLRGMDDKEGLCLIAKEASYPIV; this comes from the exons ATGGATTATCAACAAAGGATAGAAAATCCTGTACCCTCTCTTAGGTATGAAAATATGACTACACTCCCCGCTAGCGTGGATTGGAGAAAGAATGGAGCTGTCACGCCTGTCTTGTATGACACCGGCAACCAGTGTG TAAGTTCCTGGGCTTTCGCAGCCGCGGCAGCTATAGAAGGGATCCACCAGATATCTACAGGCAAATTGATCTCCCTGTCAGTACAAGAACTCATGGATTGTGCAGTTTTTATAGACCAGTATGGTATTAAAAGCGTTGGATGTGCTTATCGATTGCTAGAAGATGCCTACAATTACACTTCAACAAGGGGCCTAACCACACAGGAAAACTACCCTTATGTGGGAATCAGTGAAAGTTGTCACACACAAGATGCGTCAAACTATGCAGTTAAGATTAAGGGGTTTGAGTACCCTGCGCCTAGTGAGACATCACTGATGAAAGCTGTTGCAAACCAACCTGTCGGTGCAACCATTCGTACTGGAGGCGATTTCCGATTCTATTCCGGTGGTGTTTATGCAGGAGCTTGTGGTGATTTGCGCGATGATGTTCATTATGTTACAATAGTTGGTTATGGTACCAGTGATGATGGTTTAGATTATTGGCTTATTAAGAATTCGTGGGGTATTGATTGGGGTGAGGATGGATACATGAGATTCTTGCGAGGTATGGATGATAAGGAAGGCCTTTGTCTCATTGCCAAAGAAGCCTCTTACCCTATCGTCTAA